CCGCGCATCGACAAGCTGGCGAACGATTTCGGCCTGCAGGTGCGCGCGGTCGAGGCGTCGAAGGACGCGGTCGGGGTCAAGACCGCAGCGATCGTCGTCAAGGCGCCGCGGGTCGGTCTCTACCAGTCGTGGACCGCGAACATGGACGAGGGGTGGACGCGCTGGGTGCTCGAACAGTGGGAATTCGCGCCCAGGACGCTGCACAACACCGACATCAAGTCGGGCAGGCTGCACGAACGCTTCGACGTGCTCGTCCTCGCCGACCAGCAGCCGCGCGACATCCTCGAGGGCAACGATTCGAAGGCCGTCCGCCCGGAGTATCGCGGGGGGATCGGCGACGAGGGAATGCAGGCGCTGAAGGCGTTCGTGGCCGACGGCGGGACGCTGGTCATGCTGGGCGCGAGTACAGATTTGGGCATCCAGAAATGGCCGATCCCGGTGCGCAACCTCAAGCGGGGTCTGACGCGCGATCAACACTTCGCACCCGGCACGATCCTGCGCGTGCAGGTGGACACCGCCAGTCCGCTCGGCATCGGCATGCCGGCCGACACCTTCGGGTTCTACAACAACAGCCCCTTCTTCGAGGTCTCGGACGGCTTCGCGTCGCAGCGCGCGACGGTCGTCGCTCGCTATCCGAACACGGATCTCGTGGCGTCCGGATGGCTCAAGGGCGAGGAGTCGATGGCCGGGCGCGCGGCCATCGTCCAGGTGGAGATGAACCCGGGTCAACTGGTGCTGTTCGGCCTGCGCCCGCAACACCGCGCGCAGACGCAGGCCACGTTCCCGCTGTTGTTCAACGCGCTGTACATGGCGACGGTGAAGTAGGAGCCAGAGGCAGAAGCGGGAACCGAGCACTGAGAAGGGTGTCGGACGGTTGCAGGAGGCAGAAGGCAGGCTGCACGGGGGGTGCGCGGCCGGACCGAGTTGTGCGACGCTAGGGTATGCCAGACACGGAGACGCGTCTCAGCCTGCAGGATCGCTATGCGCCGCGGAGCATTTGCTTCGGATGCGGCCCCGCGAATGCACGCGGCCTTCGGATCCGCAGCTTTCCCGAGGGGGACGGCCTCGTCACCGAATTCACGCCCGAGCCGCACCAGCAGGCGTTCGAGGGTGCGGTGAACGGCGGGATCATCGGCGTGCTCTTCGACTGCCACTGCAACTGGACGGCAGCGTGGCACCTGATGCAGCAGCGGCGTGCGGTGGCGCCGCCGCCGACCGTGACCGCGGAGTTCTCGGTCCGCTTCAGGCGGCCGACGCCGTCGGGGACGCCGCTCACCCTGCGCTCGCGCGTCGTGGAGTCTCGCGAGGACCGCGCGACCGTCGAGGCGACGATCGAAGCCGATGGTACCGTGTGCGCGACCAGCCGTGGGACGTTCGTGGAGGTGAAGGTCGGACATCCGGCCTATCACAGGTGGGAATGAACTGGGAGCAGTGCGTCGTGCCCGGTGCTACGTGCTCGGTGCGATGGGCAGGTGCCACGTGCCACGCGACGCGCCAGGCGACGAGGGCGCGCGGGCGTGACGTGCCGCGTGCCATGGCGGGTTGACGGGGCCCCTCGAGGAGTGTGACTTGTGGCCGATCAGCAAACATGGAGTGAAGGATTGCCCGTCGCCATCACGGTAACGGACGCGAACGGCACGATCCTGGAGATGAACGCGCGGTCTCGCGAGACGTTCGCGGCCGACGGGGGCGCGGCGCTCATCGGTCAGAACCTGTTCGCGTGCCACCCTGAGCCAGCGCGCACGAAGACGCAGGCGATGTACCAGACTCGAAAGCCGAACCACTACACGATCAGCAGGGCAGGCCAGCGGAAGATGATCCACCAGATGCCGTGGTTCAAGAACGGCGTCTTCGCCGGGTTCGTCGAGATCTCGATACCGATCCCGGACCAACTGGAGCACTTCGATCGCGGATAGCGGCGAGCCAGCCCCCTGACGGCCGGGCATCGAGCGTCGTCCGGCGCTTCTTCGTCGCACGGCAGGCACATTTAGAAAGGCTCCTGCGAGCCGAGTCGCGCGCAGCCGGCTCAGCCGACGGCGATGCGCCGCACGGCCAGGGACGAGACGCGCGCCAGCGCATCGAAGTCGCGGTCGTGGTGGAGCACGGTCAGGCCGTGGCGGATGGCGCACGCCGCGATGAGGCAATCGACGCCGGATCGGACCGTCACTCCGGCGCGGCGCGCCGCGCGATAGAGGTCGACGGCGTCGTCCACAACCACCTGCCCTAGCGGCGATTCGACGATCGGCAGCGCGTGCATCGCCTCGCGGGCGACGAGGAACGCCCGCTCGTCAGCGAAGCCCTGCAGCACCTCCTGCATCACGGGCAGACAGGTGACGACCTCGTCGAAGTCCACGAGCCGTTCGAGTTTCACGCGAGCCGGCTTGCGGAACACCTCGATCCAGACCGAGGTGTCAACGAGAAACACGGCGCTTGGTCCGGTAGATGCCGCGATCCTCGCGAAGCACGGCCAGGTCACCCTCCCACAAGCCCGCGCCCGCCAGGCTCAGGATTCGCTGCGCCTTGGCCCGCTGCACGAAGTCCCTCAATGCTCGCTCGACGGCCCGCGAGTAGGTTCGCTCGCCGCTCAGCCGCGTGGCTTCGTCGAGCAGAGTCTCGTCGAGCACAAGATTCGTACGTTTCATACACACTGAGTGTAGATCCGACGTCTGCGCTGCGCAAGTCACCGGTGCCCCGATGCCCGGGGCCCAGTCGCACACCGGCGCGCACCAGACGTCGAAGGGGAAGGTCGTCGCGTGCGCGAGGCTTCAATGGGGCCGCGGCTTCGCAGCCGCGGAATCCACTTGGTTGGGCCTCATGTGGCGGTGGGCCTCGTGGCTTCAATGGGGCCGCGGCTTCGCAGCCGCGGAATCGGTCACGATCACCGAGAGCGACTGGCCGATCATCGCGCTTCAATGGGGCCGCGGCTTCGCAGCCGCGGAATCAAGCCCGGACGCCCGGCACGCGTATCGCCTTGGTGGCGCTTCAATGGGGCCGCGGCTTCGCAGCCGCGGAATCTCGCACACGCACTCGACGGGCAAGGGGCAGTACATGGGGCTTCAATGGGGCCGCGGCTTCGCAGCCGCGGAATCACGCTGGATCACGCCGGGTTGCTGATCGGGTCTGGGACGCTTCAATGGGGCCGCGGCTTCGCAGCCGCGGAATCGGCCAATGCGGGCGCGGCCGGGATCGTTGGTGGGGCGCTTCAATGGGGCCGCGGCTTCGCAGCCGCGGACTCGTTCCAGACCGCCGAGGAGGTTGAGGCCGAGACAAAGCTTCAATGGGGCCGCGGCTTCGCAGCCGCGGAATCGTCCTCGCGTGATGCGCTCCTGCAGCGCATCCTGCAGCTTCAATGGGGCCGCGGCTTCGCAGCCGCGGAATCGAGGAACCCCACGCCGAAGTGCAAAGCCGTCTCGTCGGCTTCAATGGGGCCGCGGCTTCGCAGCCGCGGAATCAGCCGCCATTCTAACTGTCCTGTTGTCAAAGATCTACCCGGCCTGTTTCGAGCGGCCCTCCTCCGCAGCGTGTCGCTCATCGCCCGCACTCGAACCCGCGCGCCGATCCCTCGCCCCGCCGGTCGTTTACCGGCCGCGAGCGATCCCGGCGGTTTCCGCGTCACCTCACCGCTCGCGCCCGTTGGCGCGACCGTCCACGCAGCCCTCGGTTGTTGGCCGGCCCCTTCCAGACGCCCGGACCGCGCGCCCGTCGCTACCTCGTCTCGAACCCGCGATACGCGGCCACCTCCCCGGTCACGTAGCGGGCCAGCAGTCGCGCCTGGACCTCCAGCACCCGGCGGTAGCTGACACGATAGCCGAACAGAGGGTGCGTCACCAGCGCGTCGATCCGCTGTTCGTATGCGCGGATCAACCCCTTCCTCCCGTTCGGTGTCAGCGACACGGCGTGGCCCACCTTGACGAAGTCGGATGGCGTCACCATCCGTCTGTTGAT
This Vicinamibacterales bacterium DNA region includes the following protein-coding sequences:
- the cas1 gene encoding CRISPR-associated endonuclease Cas1 gives rise to the protein MRCSRCATASRSCRRFASTRSRTRDLTIVCHAIGFDPFIGYYHQPRFGRPALALDLMEGFRPLIADSAVLSAINRRMVTPSDFVKVGHAVSLTPNGRKGLIRAYEQRIDALVTHPLFGYRVSYRRVLEVQARLLARYVTGEVAAYRGFETR
- a CDS encoding PIN domain-containing protein, encoding MFLVDTSVWIEVFRKPARVKLERLVDFDEVVTCLPVMQEVLQGFADERAFLVAREAMHALPIVESPLGQVVVDDAVDLYRAARRAGVTVRSGVDCLIAACAIRHGLTVLHHDRDFDALARVSSLAVRRIAVG
- a CDS encoding type II toxin-antitoxin system VapB family antitoxin, which codes for MKRTNLVLDETLLDEATRLSGERTYSRAVERALRDFVQRAKAQRILSLAGAGLWEGDLAVLREDRGIYRTKRRVSR
- a CDS encoding PAS domain-containing protein, producing the protein MADQQTWSEGLPVAITVTDANGTILEMNARSRETFAADGGAALIGQNLFACHPEPARTKTQAMYQTRKPNHYTISRAGQRKMIHQMPWFKNGVFAGFVEISIPIPDQLEHFDRG
- a CDS encoding PaaI family thioesterase, with the protein product MPDTETRLSLQDRYAPRSICFGCGPANARGLRIRSFPEGDGLVTEFTPEPHQQAFEGAVNGGIIGVLFDCHCNWTAAWHLMQQRRAVAPPPTVTAEFSVRFRRPTPSGTPLTLRSRVVESREDRATVEATIEADGTVCATSRGTFVEVKVGHPAYHRWE